The DNA sequence ATATAATACTGtgaaaaagattcagagaaatcCCTGTGTAGGGCAAACCCAGACACCAAAGTTGACTGAGTGTGATTTTTAAGACTTCAGAGAGCATTTCATAAGAAATGGTGCGTTATCAGTGGAATGTCCAAAAGCATACATTCGTCATGACATAGTTGTGCCCAAGGCACGGGTGACTTGAAAATATGTGAAGATTCAATTGATACAGGGACATAAATAGGAATTTtaaatatagatatatagaACTGGACTacaggcaggccagtcaagcGCACGCTGTTTCTTATGGTTCATAATGAAGAGAGGAATCAGAAAACGACAATGGCCTGCTGAGAGCAGATACTGAGTATCAGTTTccagacatttaaaaataaaagatgatAAAACACAATGGTGAACATGCCACTGTCctaaatgtgtttttcagcCATCGAATCGTACATTTGTTTGTATTCTACAAAATACAGTCAATTTGGTCATCAATATCATCAGATATCTTTTCTTTGTTCATTTGTgaggtaaatacatttttaagaaaaatatgaaaatcacAGATTCTGGATTTTATTGCATTCTAGCTTTTCTGTAAGTGGTGTTTTTACAATAACAAACAGTAATCTGTGTATATTTTCCtaaaatgtttacatgtttgtcctttttttccccccaataaAGCATTTACAATCACTGAAAGGCTCTGCATGATCagctatatttttatttaaataatgtgaagTGTACATCATAATCACTACAGAATCAACAGCACAAGCTATAGTTGAAAAGCTTCAGATTATTTGtcacaaaagcatttttgacaagaaggtaagacacacacacacacacacacacacacacacacacacacacacacacacacacacacacacacacacacacacacacacacacacacacacacacacacacacacacacacacacacacacacacacacacacacacacacacacacacacacacacacacacacacacacacacacacacacacacacacacacacacacacacacacacacacacacacacacacacacacacacacacacaggttggacaatgaaagtgtttgaggtttcatggctaaattggagcagcctggtggacaatcttcattaactgcacattgcaccagtaagaccatgtgcatccaatggttcaaacattgtgtcctgaaggcggtgccgtgtatcaggacgacaatgcaccaatacacacagcgagactggtgaaagactggtttgatgaacatgaaagtgaagttgaacatctcccatggcctgcacagtcaccagatctaaatattattgagccactttggggtgttttggaggagcgagtcaggaaacgttttcctccaccagcatcacgtagagacctggccactatcctgcaagaagaatggcttcaaatccctctgaccactgtgcaggacttgtgtatgtcattcccaagacgaactgactctgtatcggccgcaaaagaaggccctacaccatattaataaattactttcattgtccaacccctgtatatttgtgtgtgtgtgtgtgtatatatatatatatatatatcacttcCTAATTTTAGTCTTAGGAACAGTACTAGGACTCAAGATTTGTGCTCTAATCCAATGGCTTGTAGTTGTTGCcctgaaattttaaatattttagcatTTTCTCTGCTCTCATGAACAAGGCTTGTTCATTGGCCAAGGAATTACACCAGTTCTGTTAGAGCAGGGACCAACATCAAATCATGCAAGTAAAAAGATACTCCAGGGCCTCTGGACTAATagataaaacaaattaaataaataaacaaaaaagtatGAGTTCATAAAgagtagttaaaaaaaataattacacttaCAAGCTCCGTCCTCGTCGTAATTACTGAGGTCTGGATTTACAGTGCGACTAAATTCTAAGACGTTATACCACTGGTCCTTGTTCATGACTTTATACTTGGATTGCTAAAGGtacaataaaatgaaacaattaGACATTTCATTTCCAAAGAAATTGCTGGCAGCTATGAACACAATATtcatattgttatttttatataatcttaaaataaaaagacagttaacatgaaaaatgtgaccataCTCTGCAGAGTTCTTACTATTTTAGAAGAATGTCTTCAAACATTCCTTCGCCTGCTGTAGCTACACTTTATTCTCTTAATAAATAGCCAAATGGATCCTTCCAAAGTATTGTAATTAACAAGACAAAACATTAAACTATCTGTTTGGTTTATGTTTTTTGCACTTTACTTGCAGTTAATGTAGTTAACTAAAATTAGAAACAAATGAATGATACcgagaaacaaaaaaaacatgagttataggcaaggcaagtttatttatagagcacctttaatACCGAAGCAATTTAAAGTGCTTAATATGTTGCTAATAACTAATATGCTCATTTGAATCTcataaaaaattgtaaaaagaCCAACCTCCAAAAACTGATGAAACACAGGAAACAAGGGCCATGTCCTTCCAAGAAGCAGTGCCAGCATGGACTTAGCTGTGTCCATGTCAAGACTACGCTGGTCTTTATCCTAGgtacaaataataaacaatgagTATATGCTGCATAAAACGTTAACTTATTTAAACAGACACCAAATTGTAGACAATTCATATTTTATTGAAGCTATTTTACGAAATATACATTGTCGccgtccaaatctaaacatttctctccaGTTTTGCTCATTTTTATATTACTACATAATGTCAACACAGCACCAATAATAATCCTCCAAAATGACTTAGAAtacaatattttttacattcagTTCATCGAAAGTTAAGAAggctttttccttctcctgttaaTTAACTATTTTAGGAGATTGATGTTTTTCATTGCACAGGATACACTAATTAAAACACAGGAAGTCTGTAGTATTTTCATTAGTAGTACACAAAATGGCTGCAATACAAACAATAATAAGTACAGAATAAAACTCACCCTGGCAAAGTCAAAGGCATATCtgtaaatgtttttgaaaatagtTGGGTCGTTCAATTGTGAGCGCAGGTAGTCGAGCTTGCCTTGTAATCTCTCTGTGCAGTCACATCTGGTTCATAgttcagaaggaaaaaaaatttattaaTAGTAATGCCTTGTATGTATAGATTTATATAACTTGATTAgaataaaataactttttataGCACCTTTTTTTCATACTCATTCAGCTGACAactgaatgaaaattaaaataaaaattagaaaGAAAAGTTTAAACATTAACAATACTCTCTTACTGCAGAACAGTCATTCCTTTGAGCCATTCTTCTTTTGTGAAAAATCCCATATTTGGTGCTTCTAATTTCCAGGCTAGGACTAGCATTATAATCTGCACAAGAGACACAAAAATAAACGTTAGTTCAAATTAAAGTCATCATAAAAAGAAATatcattttcaaataaatattaccaagaaaattgtacaaataaaactaacattttacattagataataaaaatggaataataataataataataataaaaaatgcataCACAAAATATTCACAGCCTTGTATGAGATCTAACTCAAACAACTTACATTTTCTGGTTCTACCCCAATATCCTCACAGAACTTTTCCATTCCTTCAGGTCCCACCACGTCATCAGTCCCTGAGGGGAATAGTGTCAATATACTTTCTTTTTAGAAAAATTTGCCTTGCTCATTTGCTTTATAGGAATTAtgctgtgtattttttaaattgtaaaatgGTTCTTCCTGACATGACTGGTGACAcagtattaaaattatttaatttgggGGTTGTAGCCTGATCTTTTTTAATCAGCCATTTTTgcttataataaaacaaaccttTTAGAGTTATGTTCAAAGCATTCAAAAGATTAATTTACCTGCATACTCATAAAACCAGGCCAGGCACTTCTTGCTAGAGAACTGATCATCAGGATTTATCAACCTTCCAGGAGTTTGTGTTCTACAGTAACTAGAGGAAGATTAGAAAGGAGTGAGagataaaaatgaattatttatttgcaatgcaaaaaaaaaaaaaaaaaaaaatagaacataagacaaatgaaaaaaaaatcaacataaaATCACACTTATTTGTTTCCACTCTCTTATGAATTAACGAACAGCAATCAAAAGTCAGTTAAAAATTCAGGCAAAGAACTGCTATACTAATATATTTGaccttttaatttatttttttcattgtatgaaaaaatgtttggtcaaaatgcacattttacatttattcattcattcattgtaagcgcttatccagttcagggtcgcggtgggtcctagaatcattgggcgcaagggatTTTACGTTTATGACAAATGCAATCAAGacaatctttttttaaataacggTAATCATCAGCAGTTTCCACCAATCAGCGAAACAGCAGATACATGTCTAACATCTAGAGAGAAGAAAGCACTTACCTGGTAATTTTACACTTTCTGATGAGATCTTCTGAACCAGAGgacttccttttcttttttacaggCATAGCGTAGTTTCCAAAGTGTTGGTTTAACCTAACGTCTGGATAACCATAAAATTagacaaataaaataagaaaataatcaAAGCAGAATATTCTTCACTACTCTTACTAAATCAAGATTTGAACATAACTATACCTGCGTACTTTTGGTCTCTTTGTCCATTCAAATCGACAAGATTCTTAAGAAATGAAAAACAACGTGTAATTAGAAATTACAACATCTATTAAACGAACATTTGCAGTGAATTTTAAACAGAGATGTGATTATACAGATAATATTTAGATTACTTGTGCTCTTAAATGCAAATGTTGTTTACTGTGGATCATCACAATCTGGAACAAAACCCCGGATCCATTTTTTggacattatttattatttgtcaatattttataagattcattcattcattatctgtaaccgcttattcgaTTCAGGcagttgcagtgggtccagagcctacctggaatcattgggcgcaaggcgggaatacaccctggagttgccagtccttcacagggcaacacacacacacacacacacacacctacggacactttggagtcaccaatccacctaccaatgtgtggttttggattgtgggaggaaaccggagcacccggaggaaacccacgcagacacagggagaacaccccaactcctcacagacagtcacccggaggaaacccacgcagacacagggagaacaccccaactcctcacagacagtcacccggaggaaacccacgcagacacagggagaacaccccaactcctcacagacagtgacccggagcgggaatcgaacccacaacctccaggtccctggagctgtgtgactgcgacactacctgctgcgccaccgtgccgcccaacatTTTATAACAATTTAACCAAAAGAAATTGCACAAAAAGGTTTCAaattacattgtttttatttcactttgcTACATAAACTTACAATGAAAGGTAAGTTTGTTTTCTCCTATTGCTTTTATGGAAATGAAGACAAAGCTGCTAATAGAACAATTAGAAAACAATTTATTCACATGAGCATCAAGCATTGTTCTACTGTGTGAAAGATAACCCTAAAAATGACTTACAAATCTGTCCAGGGTTTGAGAAACGTTCTTTATTTCTGCCGGTCGGTACCTCTGGAATAAGACGAGATGTttcagttattttaaaaaaaaaatacttcacaATCTGAAATATATCTCTCAAAATAACATCTTACAACAATGAAAAGGCCCTTTTTACAAGTCTAACCATTTTGAATGCTTGTTAAATTACACAaatctattttttaaaaaaccccATTCACTCAACAGTCAACATTGTCAATTTACAGAAGCTAAGTACTACAATCTGAACttagtttttgtgatgtcattaaAACTAACATATATTCAAGTATCTATTTAGCCTACAGCAGCTTAGCTCTacgttataaggagtgtttcagtaTGAACAGCTTTCTGAATGATGTTACAACAAACGGCAGCCTATCAGAACGGAGCTTATTTGCATAGAGTCATGTCATCAGTCATAAAGGTAAAGCTTGTTTAAGTGTACGAATTAGGATTGTTCCTGTTACatgaaaccacacagacataaTAAATTGTAATGGAGAGTTAATCAGATATGAAGGCTATGTGTTGTACACTTACTGACACAGCTCAGTTTTAGGTTCCTTAGGGCTACCATTAATCTTGTCGACCACTTACACGGCCTAAATCACTGCAGATCTGCGCTGAAATTACATTAAGTGTTTTAGTCTGCTTTAAGGGTCGGGTTACAATAGAGCGCAGGCAATCCGAACAGAGCTCACATAATAATTATTGCTTGTTAAAACATAAGGGATAAAGAAAATGTCATAAAATGAATTAAGACATGGCTGCATTAAACCACGCAGGGTTGATATAGCGAagtcaaaataaaacaagaacaaTTTAGAACGAAACGCGTTCCTGGGTGAGGTGAAGTCAACCGTTCTGCGACTAGGGCTGGAGACTCCTTTTTGAACAAAAACACATCTATTTCACAAACCTGTTAAGACACGCTAGCGCTAAAACACTGAAGCTGCTTTTCACTTAAATAATATAGACACACATCTCGGAATTAGGCTCAGAAGGCCTCCAGCTCTTATTACTCAACACGTAAACAACACTGTGGAGACATTACAGCCGCTGCGTTAGTTTGCCGGCTGCTCAATAGAAGCTAACGGCTAAATAACGACAACTAACACTAAAACACTGTTCAGAATATCTGAAACCACAAAAATCGTTTATCAGAGTCTGTCTTGGTTTTTGCAGTTAGGTTAAAAACGGTTATCTAACTGAATGTCTCACAAACTTCAGACACACCTTTTGACGTTAATCTTCGTGTTTTATAACCGAACAGAAACAGCGCAACGGTTCTTCTCTGAATTCACTCACCGATCGAGACTTTTATTGTTTAACAACCGGGACTCACGTCACATAATAAAAGTCACTCGATTCATGCAGGGAACCAGAGGTAACGCTGTTTTAGGACACATTCCAAACGCCTTGTGGTCCCTACGTAGTGCAAGACACACACTCGCTACGCAGGGAGAACGGCAttgtgaacattttattttttatataacgaaaattgtataaatgtaaatgcagatCTAACCATTATAAAGTAAAGAGTGAGCcatgtaaaaattaaaaaaatgctgtgtataaattaatttgtctcagatataaatgtttttattacacAAATGTCTCCAGTGAGTTTTTAATGCTATCATTCaagcatttcattttaaatgtacaatgaaatgtagaAGCTTTACAcataaaaagtgtgtgtgtgtgtggagaggggTATTTAGTGGGGGGTgctgagctctcgcccctcgctgccgttgtatgcttagctgaacctatgtgtgcttttaggtccttttggaggttgtgggttcgattcccgctccgggtgactgtctgtgaggagtgtggtgtgttctccctgtgtctgcgtgggtttcctccgggtgactgtctgtgaggagtttggtgtgttctccctgtatctgcgtgggtttcctccgggtgactgtctgtgaggagtttggtgttttctccctgtgtctgcgtgggtttcctccgggtgctccggtttcctcccacagtccaaaaaacacacattggtaggttgattggcgactcaaaagtgtccgtgtgtgggtgggtgtgtgtgtctgtgttgccctgtgaaggactggcgccccctccagggtgtattcctgccttgcgcccattgattccaggtaggctagaTAATGAACATGgtaatttcttttttaagtaatccaagaacttacatttacgtttcggcatagctgctcgagatgagctttgcctgacgtaaacaatgactactgacgtgcagactgaccaattaaatgtttacagagaaggttatcgaccaataacggtagctctacagtcagaccgtccaatcagaagattttaggctacttcaccacgcccccttctcactcaagcgaaccaatcggagtaggggagggcggtactagtttgtgaacgaaacttctagaagttctatgtaagctctagaaaaacaaaatcccggacgtttgtgaaattacgcttaagtctaaaaaagaggacatgtccgggtaaaagaaaacgtctggtcaccctacttaaCCAGAGCAACATATAATTTGACCATTTTACAGTGATGTCATACATTTCCAAGAGTTTTAGACATTTCaggaaattaattattttttgttgttattagtTTGGCTCTTGTACCATGGTACCACCAGAGTCTGGTATGATTCATTTAGACTGAATAAATCAATATGGGCTCCAGTATCATTTCATTTGTGTTCTGGTGGCTGCGTCATGCTCAACTGCCATTGGCTTTATGTGGCTACAAGTAACCAAACATCTTAGAAATAAGCTCAATTGAGCTGCTATGAAGAAACATGATTGATGATGaagtaaaacaacaaaaacataaagAAGCTTTTCTCTTGTCTGTTACCTATTCTTTATTATTCTTTTGATGAGGATCCCTAAGCAATTTGGCAGCATGGACAAACAAATAACCCAACACCAACAGGCTTTATCAACAGTTCGTTAAATCCAAAttctatatacatttttttccatgGAAAATGGAACCAAACACATGGATCCAGAAGTTGACACATGGAATGCAGTGAAGTTCACCGTTCACTCCAGTTGTAGATCAGTATAACCTCTTTAAAAAACTTTACAGAGCATTGCATAGCAATAATGCCTTTAGAGGTTCTAGCCATGTTTTATGTATTAACTTTATGTTTAAAGAAACACAATGAACTGCAAGATATCTGATTTCTGATGTTTTCTTGTGTAGATCTgatgaattttaacgtcagtttgaTTCTTTTGATCCATTTACACAAAGAGCTGTAGTGCTGTGATTGGGCTGTAAATTATAGGATGGAAAATGTCCAATTTATTGTCCTAACTCCAGCTCCTCAAGCTCCTTCAGCAGCTGTGCCTCCTTCTGCATCTTCTCCAGCTGTATGTTGAAGTTGAAAGAAAAtaacattacattatttcaagGAATTATGTTATAGTAGTAATATAAAGACTCTTTGTATGACTCTGTTTGACAGAACATAAATACACGTTTAAACACCAGGAGAAAGACAGGTCATGCAAAGTCACAATTTGCTGTTTATCAAATAACAATAGAAAATATCATACTAGAGAATAAAAACATAGTAAAAGATTACAGATCTGAAGCACTGTACCTGatttttttgcatttgtttgCCTGCTGCTTGCTGCTCCTTCAGCTCCTCAATCGCC is a window from the Hoplias malabaricus isolate fHopMal1 chromosome 11, fHopMal1.hap1, whole genome shotgun sequence genome containing:
- the dcun1d5 gene encoding DCN1-like protein 5 isoform X2, with the translated sequence MPVKKKRKSSGSEDLIRKCKITSYCRTQTPGRLINPDDQFSSKKCLAWFYEYAGTDDVVGPEGMEKFCEDIGVEPENIIMLVLAWKLEAPNMGFFTKEEWLKGMTVLQCDCTERLQGKLDYLRSQLNDPTIFKNIYRYAFDFARDKDQRSLDMDTAKSMLALLLGRTWPLFPVFHQFLEQSKYKVMNKDQWYNVLEFSRTVNPDLSNYDEDGAWPVMLDEFVEWQKARLAL
- the dcun1d5 gene encoding DCN1-like protein 5 isoform X1 — encoded protein: MDKETKNVRLNQHFGNYAMPVKKKRKSSGSEDLIRKCKITSYCRTQTPGRLINPDDQFSSKKCLAWFYEYAGTDDVVGPEGMEKFCEDIGVEPENIIMLVLAWKLEAPNMGFFTKEEWLKGMTVLQCDCTERLQGKLDYLRSQLNDPTIFKNIYRYAFDFARDKDQRSLDMDTAKSMLALLLGRTWPLFPVFHQFLEQSKYKVMNKDQWYNVLEFSRTVNPDLSNYDEDGAWPVMLDEFVEWQKARLAL